AGACCTTTGTTAACCAGCGAACGGGAATCAATGACAGATGTTGGGCTCGGAGGGAGATGATGATTCGGCCGAGTATCATGTAGATGGAGGCGGCGAAGAGGGCGGGCGcaacgaggatgaggatcgCTTGAACGCTGTAGGCAGGCACAGACTCCTTGTTGTTATGGGATACAATTCGGGCAGCGTAGCCGATGGTTTCGACTGCGAGGCAAACGTTAGGAATACTCGTCAGTGAGCATGAAGCGGGGAGACGTACAAGCGCCGCCGATTGTAAACGGAATAAAGTACCAGGCTCGGGCTTTGCTGAGGCGCCAAATGTGAAGGCAGGAAAGTATCGCGAAGATGACCGTAGCGACGATGGCTGCAGGGAAAGAAGGTGTGTACCGGTACAGCTTAAAGTCTAACTTGCCGTCGGCAAGTGTGTCAATCCGTGGGAAAAGCTCCATCTTCGCTTGCAACTTCAACTGGAAGCGATTTCGAGGTTGATGTGCGGGTCGCTTTTGAGCAAAGGAAGGAATAGCTTTTATCGAGAACACAGAATTGTCATCCCACGGAAGGGAACGCCAAAATAGGAAGTGGTTGGTTGATAGGGAGAACATACCAGCCCAGCCTCCACTTCGACACGATGACCGTATCCCTTTGCTATTTTCGCATCTCGCATTCTGTGCGAACCTGGAAAGTGGATGACGTTCAATGGTGATTAGCTACGACCTGTGGATACCAGATCCTGATATCCACAACTCGTTTTGAAACCGAGAGTGGGTGACGGGAACGAAAACCGAGAGCACGGACCCGTAAGCGAAAGCCTTGCAGTTATTTATCCACAGATCACGGTCTGCTGGGCATTAGCTAGGTATCTGTAAACAACAACAAGTCTTAATGCTTCGGCAACCATCCAATCTCCTCCATCGGCCATACTAAATAAGTGAGATACACCTCGCCCACAGACGAGTATATCCTGGTCATGATATGGTTAACCCAACTGTTCAGCCACCATTGACAAGGTAATTTGTGTAACAAGACGCAAAAGTAAGACAGTACGACAAGagcctcctcttcttcatctgccaCAAACGTAAGGAAATCTTTTGCCAATACAATCCAAGAAAAAATATCCACTAGATCCTTATCACCTTCGACTTCATAAAACACACCATAAGTCTGGTTCAATCCGTGAATCGCATCGTGATAAACTAAACGCCGCTCTGAATCTGTGATCGTCTCGTCCACAAAGAACCTCAACTGCTGCATGTAGTCGGTTTTGAAGGTTTGCTCTCTGAGTTCCAAACGCCTTCGAGCCTTTTGCAACAGAGCTGAGAAAGGTCCAACTAAGAGGGTGCTCCGAGCCAATGCAATAAAACTGGTGCAGCCTTTTATCAGGACTACCCAAGGAGGGTATGGCCCGTCGTCATGCTGTGGGGTCTGAGCGAAAGCTAGTATAGATGTTAGCGAGATCAACAAGGGGGTCCAGGGGGCTAACAATAGTAGATAGTTAAAATGGAGAAGGCAAACAGATGCTGGGCATTTTTGTCATTGTACGCGTCGATAAACGCAGAGGCAATGCTAAGCGCCTGGTTATGGTACGTTATAGCTCTTTCGCGGAGGAATTCTCTCCTCTCCGTTGAGAAATGGCTCAGGTGGAGTGCTGACACGGATAAGATTGCCAACATGGCGTAGTCACAGTTTAAGCAAAGCCTGACGATCCGAATGCGCCAGAGATCTCTTATCGCCGAGTCATTACTCAGAGTGGCGTAAGTCGACGTGCAGAAATTATGCATGAGTTCCAGGTCCAATAAGCCAAGATTTGGTGCTGCTGCAGGTGTTTGCGGTGACGACACTGGAGAAGTGTAGTGCCTGGTATGGAATGGGAGAGTATAGTGGCATTCTTCACCTCGTCTCTCACAGTGAGCGCAAATaggcttctcttctccacaCTAGAAGGACGAAAAACAAGAAATAATTAGTCAATGGCTCCTGATTGTATGCTAAAGAAGGAATTGAAGTGCGACTGACTTTGATTCGTCTGTGCTTGCAGGTCTGACAACCCATCCGCGATTTCTTGTGGACTCGTTTCGTCTTGGAACCTCGATGCTCCGAGGTTCCGGAGGTAGGCAGCGTTGTTGGCGTGCTACTCGACATGGCCAATGCCAAATTCTGGATTCTCATGGGAAAAGTCAAAAAACTCGGGATAGAAAACGAGAAcgagaaaaagagaaaggcagCCACTGAAATAAAAAGCAATTGGTCCAATGTCCCCGTACTACCCAGTGGAAACACCCCTGCCATCCATCACAGCGCACAATGGCTTTCAATTGGCCGCAGCGTGGGCTATTGTGGATATCTCTGGATATAGTGCAAAAGTTCCTGGATGCTTAACCTGGCGACCTCGTTTAACCTCGTTTTCGTTCCGTTATGCGAGTCAGGAATTGGCTCGTGCCTGTCCCTCGTCCCACGCCGACTGTCGACAGTAGGGTAAGTGAAAAGTCTTGCGTACAGCGAGGAGCGAATCTCGAGGAAAGGCCcgcgatgcaagcatcaaCTGTCAGGTCTATCAATACAAAATAACAGTCTTTAAAAAAACACTTCAGGGCAATAAACCAACTTACTACACAATAGCCCGAGGATGAGTTAATTTTGACACCTTGTAACAAAACACTTTTGGCAAATTGGAGAAAATCGAAACGGGCAATTAAAGGATGCGGGATCATTAACTGTATAATCTATTTACCATTTCCCTTTCCCTTGAGCTTCCACTGCACTGCACAGCATAGTTCGTACAAAATTGATAATACCGGTGTAGCTACTCCTCTCTCGTGACCTTCTCGGACCACCTCCCCGATGATATTCTCATGTTCGATAAAATTACCCTGCAGCCCAGCATGTTAGATCTTAAACTATTATCTCCATTGGGTGGAGACTTTACCTTTTCCAGATCTATTTGCATACTCGGGGTAATATTATCGTTTATCGGGTTGCTCCTGATTGTATCATTTATAATGCTTTCCGGAAGGGCGTGTCCTGCCTTTTCCGCTACAGCCAGAACTTCTTTCATCGCGGGGATTACAAGAGTGTCCACAACTCTGCCTGTTCTCTGCAGCTCGCCAGTGTTCAGGCGAGCCAACGCGCAAATCGGGTTGAAGGAAGCATTGTACACCAACTTGCTCCAGCGGTCAAAATCGACGTCTGGTTGGTACAGACATGTCGTTTTGCCTCCCATGCTGTAGATTTCTACGAAGCGCTTCGCCGCCGCTTCTTGTACCTTCAGATGCAAGGACGGGTTATTGAAAGCTCCGATGTGTAGAAGGTCGTTCTGTTTCTGCTCGATGACACCAGGTGCGACTTCGTGGGCGTCGATTCTGCTGATACCAGATATGATAACATTGTTCGGAAATCGATGAATAAACGGTCTTTCGATATTCAGACCATTTTGTATCAAGACGATGGCCGTATGGCCGGGAGTGACTGCAGGCGCAATGATGTCGCATAACGTAGGGATAATGTCTGGAATATTCTTGGTGCAGCAAACGATATAGTCGAATGGCCGGCCCTGCGCA
Above is a window of Fusarium oxysporum Fo47 chromosome XII, complete sequence DNA encoding:
- a CDS encoding RTA1 like protein-domain-containing protein produces the protein MTSPKDRVLLIGSGGIGTIAALNLERGGLAEVTSVLRSNFQVVRTKGFTIRSCQHGDIHNWRPTESLDAIPNRYDAQGRPFDYIVCCTKNIPDIIPTLCDIIAPAVTPGHTAIVLIQNGLNIERPFIHRFPNNVIISGISRIDAHEVAPGVIEQKQNDLLHIGAFNNPSLHLKVQEAAAKRFVEIYSMGGKTTCLYQPDVDFDRWSKLVYNASFNPICALARLNTGELQRTGRVVDTLVIPAMKEVLAVAEKAGHALPESIINDTIRSNPINDNITPSMQIDLEKGNFIEHENIIGEVVREGHERGVATPVLSILYELCCAVQWKLKGKGNDLTVDACIAGLSSRFAPRLSSPQTPAAAPNLGLLDLELMHNFCTSTYATLSNDSAIRDLWRIRIVRLCLNCDYAMLAILSVSALHLSHFSTERREFLRERAITYHNQALSIASAFIDAYNDKNAQHLFAFSILTIYYSFAQTPQHDDGPYPPWVVLIKGCTSFIALARSTLLVGPFSALLQKARRRLELREQTFKTDYMQQLRFFVDETITDSERRLVYHDAIHGLNQTYGSHRMRDAKIAKGYGHRVEVEAGLRPAHQPRNRFQLKLQAKMELFPRIDTLADGKLDFKLYRYTPSFPAAIVATVIFAILSCLHIWRLSKARAWYFIPFTIGGAFETIGYAARIVSHNNKESVPAYSVQAILILVAPALFAASIYMILGRIIISLRAQHLSLIPVRWLTKVFVCGDIVSFSLQAAGGGIQASGTIEAYDRGEKIILAGLFIQIVVFGFFVITSGLFHRKCLKNPTLAARENAFPWKLDLKVLYTVSIIILVRSVFRVVEYLQGNGGYLISHEVFLYVFDAILMAIVMVIFLIWYVDHLQYKDGNEYDLEPCVVNETNSS